Part of the Bombus huntii isolate Logan2020A chromosome 10, iyBomHunt1.1, whole genome shotgun sequence genome, agataaataaatacgtaGTAAAAgataacataaataaattaccaGGAAATCTTTGTTATTAAAGATATACGTATATCtatattaaatagaaaaaaagacaGCATTGTTAAAAAATGTGCAATAAAATGTGAAGCAGGAAGCACGAGATGGGTACCAATGGAATTTTATTAACGACAACGAGAGCAATGCGTAAATTAGCGTGGCGAAGTTACTACCTGCTGTCCCTATTTATCCCTTTTCCCTATTTATCCCTATGGTTAAACAAGATAAGACATGCATATGTACGCGCAAACATACGTTTCGAACTTATTTGCGCGATTGAATCTTACGAACGCATACCTGGCGTGTCCGTGTGAAAATCTTTAAAGAATGCGAGGGTGGTATCGGAGATCAGGTGAAGCATTGTGATCGGCAGAATGAAAAAACGGACCGAGCTGTACCTGCTGAGAGCTGCATCCTTCGGAATGGTCGGTGCATCAGTCGACGGAAAGAGGAGCGTAGTAACAGACAGAGAGGAGAACAGGCCCTTTCAGTGCGAGCAGCAACTCCTACGGTCGGCAACCTTTTCCGGCCTGGTATCGAAAGTGAGCTAGCCAGTGAATGACCGAGTATACACATAGGCACGAGCGCGAGAAAGAAGGGAACATAAGCAGCGTAGATTTAAatgttcctttttttcttctccttcttcttcttctttattcgTCTTCTCCTCCGTCTTATCCTTTTCCTTCCTctttcaatataatatatatgtcggtTTGATAACTCTagatatgttaaataattccTTCGAGAACGCGATCTCTTCTATATTAATTAACTTTGATAATCAGTGCCTTAGATACGGTCTTTAAAAGCTTTCGAACTGGAAACAAATATACAATGGATAGGAGAATTTTTACGTACATATTGCACgcgttatataaaacattttataatttctaacACCGTAACGAGGCACGACCGTCATGGTTATATtggttaaattaaaaatttaagatCAATccgataatatatatatatatatagagatatatatgtatagactttgcaaatatgtaatttactGCAATCATAAGCTTACAATCATTAAAACATTAGGGTGGaacatgaataataattttaaacatataattgtgctaaaaatagaatatcatgtattattaatataacgaGCAATTAACTGTTCACGTACGAGATACTCCGATAATCTTTATGGAGCGTATGCCTCTGAtgaatatcttgtaatttctatatacattaacAGACTCGTACCAGATGTTACGAACGTAATCACGATACTCAAGTATCGTATGTATGAGATACAATTGTACCTCATTacaatattaatgaaatttcgaaatgttttCTGTAACACGCGCGATGTATTCATGGAAGCTTCCTATAAATATTCAGATACTTTCGTCAGCTACTGAAGACATAACATTTTTCAAAGCCAACGAGTAAGCGAACGTACGTGTGCGAAGAAACCTGAAGTTGCTAAGGTTTAAATAGTTAAAGAATTTTCTCAATAGACTTTTATTTCGAAACTAGATCGAAGTTTACAAAGTCGTAAGGGAACATATGCAGACGCAAGTGTGcttctatatatatgtacattttatataGATTTAGCGACTGGTAAATATCGGCGAACGATCGAGTAAACGAACAAACGGATGTAACGAAACACGGCGGCAAAGAGGCAGAAAAGGGCCCCCCATAGCGGTTACCCTAAAGAGTGGATTCCGCGTTCCGTTCTCCCTGTACGCCCTGAGAAGATTTAGGCGGGCCCTTTCCCAGTTACCGATTGGTCGGCCCTTTCCCCCCACCACACCAGGCTGCCACATATAAAGACAGACTTCCCGCCAGGCCAGTCAGATAGTACGCGACTTTGCGGGTTGCCGTGCGTTGATCCGAGTCGGCAGTCGATGTAACGAGCGGCGGGTTACCGTTCGAGCTTTTACGTACCGTCGTTTCATTCTTTAATTCGATAAATACGGCCATTCTGTACTGTGATTTCCTGGCTCGCACAGTTCCTTTTCTTCTCGTTTGTTATCATCGACTGGTTTTAACTGTGACTTCGTGTTTCGTCATTGATCGCTATGTTCTGGCAAGATGTTAATAATTCGTGTGAAGTGTGGCAATAtacaaggtatatatcgtaataacgcTAATTTTCTGCTTCCGAGCTATGTCGATTTTTCGTCTCTTTCGTCTCGTACTTTTCGTGTGAACGCGCGTGTGAATATGTGTCTGTAAATTCAGTGCAAATCCAGTGAAGTATATGTACATGAGGGAAATTTGTTTACATTGTATCTACGTGTTTTTGGAATCCAATATGTTCGTAAAGAATTCTTAGTAACATGCCCACAATTTCACCTATTAAAACTATATTAGGTCTTATCCTATGTCTTTTACGTATTATACGCTCTTATTGTACATGGATCAGTGATTTCTAAACTGCGAGAATAGATATACCGGTGAAATCAGTTTTGCGCGCTGCTAAGTGCATGTGGTGCTCGCGCGCAAGCGCATTCAGTTGGCGCGCTCTCGCTCTACCATATTTCCTCGTGTTGTACATATGTAAAGTATTCTGGCAGTAAGTTTTGTTAATGAAACGGCAATGTGCGAAGGACAGCGTGTTCTTTTGTATCGCTCAGCCTTGTAAATCGcgtagaattctattttaacaTTGTGTAACTGTGTTTAGGAAAGAAGAAACGCGATTAATTTCTAGGCAATTTATAGAAGTTAATCATTTATTCACAGTAGAATATTATTGCGTGTAAAACATGTCGATAATATCTGTGGCAATATTCCTAAAGATGTGTTCAATGAAATTCAAGGTGCGTGATTTTCTTCAGTTCGAGAAATCTTTTGTTCTTAATTATAACTTCCAAAATACGTATCTTTATCGGGACCTAATTATAGAGGTTAGGTTTATCATTGAACTGATATTGTATTTTCGTAATTGTATATACAATTGTGTCTGTGTGTAGAAACgtatgtaataattatttcttttctttacaGCCTCTTCAAGGATGTATTTAACATTAGAGACACTTCGAACGGCTCAGTGAAACCTAAACCAAAAGTCCGCCGGCTAATTGGCATGGCTACGCGACGTCTTTCCAGTCCAGAGCCAGTCTCGCCATCTATAGACAAAGAAAATAACAGTCCGCATGGCACTAGCCCGCAAAAGGTATAGTTATCaatacatatgttcttgcatatttcgacttttttttccttcaatttttttttttttttttttttttttgttaccCTTATTAATTCTAACTAGTGCTCTTTCATTAAATTACGGACAAGCGTAAAACATCACCTTTTATATCGTCGCGTTAAGAAAAATATGCACCTGTTCCTACATTATTCGTGGCTATTTATCGCTCACTTTCAACATcttgaatatatttaaaatagttATCACATACGGGGGCGCGCGTCAAAATGACACTTCCGTTTCTGTTGTATTTTGAATCGAATTAAATCGAATCTAATCTGTCGATTAATCTAGACCCGGACTGAATTAGTTTTCGTTATCTGTATTTTGAACAAGCGGCGTGTCACATTCTGAAGCGCCACACCGGGTCGgtctttaaaatttttttacatgGTCAAACGATAAGCGTCAAAAGACAAAATTAATTCGACAGAGTGTGATAAATACTCGAGTCtaattaatgtattttaatgtGTAATAGATCGTCGGTACAAAAAGGACCCGTCATCCTCTAGAAGATTGCGATCCGAATAGCCAAGATAGCGGATATGGAGCAAGCTTCAttgagaaagaggaaaaatcgAGGCGAGATAGATTTCGATTTGCGGAGCCCCTGGCCGTTGCTCCACGTCGAATGTCTATCGAATCTCGGAGTCCGATGGAGTCGCCGGTACGATCATCGCCACACCGAGCGCGAATCGCACGATGTTCCCTCTTTCGAAGCATCTCATCCGGTTACGAGAGTATGGATGATGGGTTCAACGATCTGGTAGATACCGAGAATTTGGACGATGCGACGCAATTACCGAATGGTATCACCACTTTACTCTGCGGCAATATCGTCGGTGCCGAGATCGCGAATACATCAACGAATCCTGACTTAAGTAATCAGAGCACGCCCGAGCATTCACGTACCTACGGCGGCACAAGCGGAAGCTTCAGACGCTCATTGTCATTGCAATATGAAAAGGAAAGTCAGAAGATCTCGTCGCTTTCGAAAGTACGTTCCTGTTTGTTTCGTTCTCCGAATGCGAATTCATCGACTAAGACTCTAGATTTCGACGATGGTAGCCCACTAGCGACGACTATACCCGTTGCACGACGTCGGCGAATCGATGAAATTACCGACGAGAACACCGACGCAGATACTTTCAATTTGCCGTTTGCTCGAGCTTCGAAGCGGCATGAACCACTGATGAACGAGAGCCCGAGACTAGTCAAGAGATCACGAAGATCCAACAACTTCTTTGAAGCCGTCAAAGATTGTAGCAGTGGTGAAGCCATGATGTTCGAGATGCCAAAGTGTAGGTCGTTACAGAAGAGCTTTTCTACGTCAGGAATAGAGACGGCAGCTGTAATAGAAACGATATCGACGAAAATGGAAATAGAGATGAAAATGGAAACGGACATAGAAATGGAGACAGAAACGGAAACCGGGACAGAGACAGAAGTGTCCTCGGAATTGGAAGCACACGCGCACATCAAATCTGCCATTCATCGCAGCGTCACCGATACCGATCTCACAGGAGATTTCAGCAAACCATGCGTCCTGCCATTAGCTGTTGGTCATCACGAAGATTTAAAATCGATTTCAGTCGATACCTTAGCCGCTTTAATACGTGGAGAATTTAACGATAGAATTAATTCGTTCGAAATCGTAGATTGCCGTTATCCGTACGAGTTCGATGCAGGTCACATTCAAGGTGCTCTAAATCTTTACAGTAAAGATCTCATCGAGCAATCCCTATTAGATCCACTGAAAAATACACCTGAAATTGAACCAGATAcgagtaaaagaaatattctagTGTTTCATTGTGAATTTTCGTGGGAACGAGGTCCAAATCTCTCACGATTTCTACGAAGTTTGGATCGTCAACGTAACAAGGAATATTATCCCGCTCTCTATTATCCGGAAGTTTATTTGCTGCATGGCGGATATGAGCAATTCTACAGGGAACAGAAGGAATTGTGTTCGCCACAGGGTTATCGACCGATGAGCCATCCTGATCACCAAGCCGATCTCAGACAATTCCGAAGCAAAAGTAAAAGCTGGCAAGGTGAAAGATTAAGATTTAATGGTTGTGCAACGCGTAGTAATCTGAAACGTCTAGGTTTTTAGATAAATCTCCATTTTCCTCGTTATCGTTTCTGTCATTTACCTGACCTCCTCTGTTATCTCTCTCCTCTTTTCACTTTCCttcttatctttcttttaccatctcttttcttttctttcctcgttccTCTCGTCTTTATTctgttttcctataattaGCAATCGATACGCTCGAGATAGAGAATTTGCAGAAAATTGTATAAAGGTGCaaatttaaaagttaaaataatGACAAAGTGGAataggaaaaaggaaaaggtttTCCTTTTTGCGCGTGAAATTTGTACGATCGTTCCTACATATTACTGTAAATAATAGTAATTCCTTTAATTTGCGAATAcgcttaattttttttagttaATCAGTTATAAAGAGATGATATAAAGAGCATGTACACGCGTACGATAAAGGACAACGACAGCAAAAATATCAAGTTAATGCGAAGAAGGTCACATTACCAAAACAGTATTAATACGAAAATTGAAGTAAAACAGtcgtagaataaaattgtatcgTAATACTCTCGGATAGGATTCTCATTCATACCCATTCGATATCGTATTTTCATCAGATTTGCACGATCTTGAAATGTTTTCGCATAAAAACTGATTGCAAACATCGTCGTTGTTTCCTGATATTCTTGTTCGCCAAAGTTTAGCGCATATGTGTACACCAGTGTAAAGAAATTATGTTTAAGTGGGTTACATTGACTAAAGAAGGGTGTAGAGCAATTGTTTATGAAGAAATGAATATATCTTTAAATGTGCAAGCTTGTACGAATGTTGTATATGGATAGTTTATGTTGTATGACGTACGTATGATGTGTATACATGTACATAACGCATGTGCGCGTATGCGTATATGTAGGAAGATATGTAGAAAAATCAAATGTCTCCATTTAGTCTGTGTATAGTgcattatttcattataatatagcattaaaataattttgtttctgcatttatgtttctttatttgaaattcgtattttataaTGCAAATATCCGAACACCTGATGCAATTCGATCAAAAGGTCGATatctttgttatatttttaaaattattaaagatTTCCATTTGAAATATAATGTACATGTTTGCAATAATTCATCAGATACGttaatattctaataaatattcaataattaaaaaaatgtgttGTCAATACCTGAATTCCGATAGATGGCGTGTATTACAGCGATGTTTACCAAAATGATTTCGTGCGCGTGATTGGTTAGCGCTACAGGCTTCTGCAATGTACTACATATATAACGCGTATGCCGATCTATATAGAGCAAACGTTGGCAAAAGGAGGGGACGATAAGGACAAGAATCGACTACAGTGTGCCGGTTTCTGAGATTGTTACAAAGTCAGTTGTATTTGTAGCTTCCttaatattctttctttaaaGTTTTTTATCTATGAATTAAAGTCCGTGTTGGGTGTCATGCTGCTTTCAATTAACGCAAGTAATATCtattagaaaaattgatcAAAGCGTGTCGCATTACTCTCCTTCCAATGTAGCACGTAATAATTAGTGTCGTAGAATACGcgatcttttctttttttcaccTTACTTCGtttgtgtttttctttttttattgtatGTTTTGTTTTCTTTGCGAGTTAATAAGAGATTATCGATTATATGCAAAAACGGTTGCTCAGTATCGGTCAAATTGTTTGTACGAATTGCCTATTGACCATTTGCGATAACCTTGCTGTATTTTTGGTTTGGTTACGATTGCGAAGAATGGATTATTTGTTAGTTTCGTAGTCTGTCGTCTGTTATTACTTGGTGTACTTTCAGCTTCATTAATTGCAAGGAAACCTCTCGTTGAAATTGGAACTCGTCTTTTGTCTTCCATGGCTCAAGCGTTGCAAACTCATGGTGTCGTACCCGACGTTATAGACAAGGTTCCACAAAATGTACTACAGGTCACTTATCCAAATAACCTTGCCATTGAAATTGGCAAAGTGTTGACTCCGACACAGGTGAAAGATCCACCTTCTGTTAAGTGGGATGGCGATGCAAGTGTTTTCTATACCCTTTGTATGACTGGTACGTATTGaaagaatattgaaatttttatagtaATTACACTGCAGGTTTTAATGTAATGTCATATTTTTGTTAACACAACTAAAGAAATGGTATCTATGTAAAAATTTCTTCCTGCcgttaaatgttataattagactgcagatttttatcCAGTCATAGGACATTTGACAACGTAAAATTGCATAGGTTGCACATATAATAgtagtttttaattaacagttagattaatttattatattttccttCCAGATCCAGATGCACCAAGCCGCAAAGAACCAAAGTTTCGTGAATGGCACCACTGGTTGGTAGGAAACATTCCTGGTTCTGACGTTTCCAAAGGTGAAGTACTCTCTCAGTACATCGGTTCAGGTCCACCAGAAGGCACCGGACTTCATCGCTATGTGTTCCTTTTGTATAAGCAGCCTCAAAAGCTTACATTCGACGAACCTCGTCTGACTAATCGCAGTGGGGATAATCGagcaaatttttctattaaaaaatttgctGCAAAATACAAACTGGGAGACCCTATTGCTGGAAACATGTACCAGGCAGAATTTGACGATTATGTTCCACTTTTATATAAACAATTGGGAGGTTAAGTACATAGCATGGATAGAATATGAGGGATATGAAACCTGGTATATAGATATTGGAGATTGGTGCGCAGatattttgtatgaaatttGATATTAAACGCTCATTCATGTAGTACAAGCCCTTTTACATTGTGTAATGTAACACCTGTACACaatgaacaaaaataaataaagttataacgtatcattGTAATATTCGATCCACCAGCACATTTGTTCCATCAACTatgtaacatatatatattatattatctaaTACTTAAGATCATTGATTTAATAGAATGATTAGCGTTTTTCTACTTTCCTCTTTAGAGGATtttgaaaaggaaagaagttGTGAGGAAAGGAGCGCCAAGTAGCAAATAAGAGGACGCGAACATTCGCGAAAAGAGGGGGAGAATCATGGTCGTTCGACGccaaatgaaaagaaaagttAAATGCAATAGGAATTCTTGTCAGGTTATAAGCTAGGAAAGGGGTGGGGGACGTAGTCGGTAGGATAAAACGTTTCTACAGAGTCGAGCGTGTGTAGTCTGTCGAGGCTAAGTGCAACAGAACGAGATAAAGATGAAGTATTCCATGATAATAGGTACGTGtatatctttaattaaaatcgaaTCGCGAATACAACTATGTACCTAATTTCACTATTTTCGGATCGTTGTGTGTTAAATATGagatacaaaataaattgcagGAATTCTTGTCTGCGGTATCCATATTATCACCGGTACAGATACTCGTACAAAATTTGAGGAAGCACAAATCGTACCCGATATACTAGACACGGCACCAACAGAGAAGATCGAGGTGTAGTTTTTTTTGAATAATTGCACTTAACGTTAGTGTGAGTCTGGGAGTGCAAATGCAAGCGTATCGTAAGGAGAAAGCTGAATCTAGTTGGCATAGATGCGTGTGTTTGAATAGTTTAAAAGATGAAaagtatcaaataaattatttgatataactaaatgatattatttagttatttcatttaatatttatcttatGGCAATAACGTGTATGGATCTGAGTTAGGTCAAGTACGGAGACAAAGTGATCGATTTTGGAAATGAGTTAACTCCCACGGAGACGCAAACGATTCCAGAGATTCATTACAAGCACGAAGGGGGAGTACTTTACACGCTTGTAATGACAGGTAAGTCAGCAGAGTGTAAACTCGTACAGTGCAAATTTGTTTGGAGGCTAGAGACGATTCAAGTTAATTATGGAGAAGAACGCGACCTTATATACATTACCTTATCCTTGTGAAACTTTCGAGGCGTGCAACTCGCGACAACTTTCACCGAGTCGACGCGAACAAACctgtttctttcgttcacTGTTTCTTCTTTGCCATGGCTCTTGATCGATCGATGATTCGATGCCTCATAATTCGGTGCTCGTTAAAGCCATTACTAATGAAGATTCCGACGTTCTTTCATGCGCAGATCCTGACGTACCGACTAGGAAGGGATACAATCGAGAATTTCGACATTGGTTGGTCGGAAATATTCCAGAAGAAAATGTCGCGAAAGGAGAGGTACTAGCGGAATATGTTGGTCCAGCGCCGCCAAAAGGTAGCGGTAAACATCGATATGTCTTTCTCGTTTACAAGCAGAATCAAGGATCCATTACATTCGACGAGAGAAGGCTGAGCAACAGGTAAAGTCGAGCGTGCATagtaaatatgtaatatcttGCGTGCTTTTTAATCCTTTGTGGTCGTATTGAGCATCAATATAGACACCGTGGTGATCAGAATTAATTTTCGTAGAACGGACGCTAATAGTACGATCAAAGGAATGTCCGAAGACCGAAGTTCGTAATCACCAGTTTCGATTTCACGGTGCACTGACCTAAATTGTGAGATCTTGTTATCTCATTAAGGATCAAAGTTGCGTTAACGTAACGTTCTAtttgcaattattttaatcaatttacgTTATCGAATCTTGTCTTTTTAATTGTATAACtacgaaagaaaatatcaAGGATTGTAGCAAAATATCGCTTATTATCTTTCTCGGTGCTATTTTTTTGCACTTAAATTCTACAATCTTACATAATTTCAAGAAGTTATAGtacgtataataaattatgtaCAATAAAGTACGTGTTATGATAAACTATTGCTTGATCCTTAATGGGTtaaaaatcttgtatatttcC contains:
- the LOC126870752 gene encoding protein D2-like isoform X2, which encodes MAQALQTHGVVPDVIDKVPQNVLQVTYPNNLAIEIGKVLTPTQVKDPPSVKWDGDASVFYTLCMTDPDAPSRKEPKFREWHHWLVGNIPGSDVSKGEVLSQYIGSGPPEGTGLHRYVFLLYKQPQKLTFDEPRLTNRSGDNRANFSIKKFAAKYKLGDPIAGNMYQAEFDDYVPLLYKQLGG
- the LOC126870753 gene encoding protein D2-like, with protein sequence MKYSMIIGILVCGIHIITGTDTRTKFEEAQIVPDILDTAPTEKIEVKYGDKVIDFGNELTPTETQTIPEIHYKHEGGVLYTLVMTDPDVPTRKGYNREFRHWLVGNIPEENVAKGEVLAEYVGPAPPKGSGKHRYVFLVYKQNQGSITFDERRLSNRDGPQRRRFNIKKFAEKYNLEGPIAGNFMWVEYDDNVPTYAKLLGL
- the LOC126870752 gene encoding protein D2-like isoform X1, whose product is MLLSINATSLIARKPLVEIGTRLLSSMAQALQTHGVVPDVIDKVPQNVLQVTYPNNLAIEIGKVLTPTQVKDPPSVKWDGDASVFYTLCMTDPDAPSRKEPKFREWHHWLVGNIPGSDVSKGEVLSQYIGSGPPEGTGLHRYVFLLYKQPQKLTFDEPRLTNRSGDNRANFSIKKFAAKYKLGDPIAGNMYQAEFDDYVPLLYKQLGG
- the LOC126870726 gene encoding M-phase inducer phosphatase 1-like isoform X2 yields the protein MFWQDVNNSCEVWQYTSLFKDVFNIRDTSNGSVKPKPKVRRLIGMATRRLSSPEPVSPSIDKENNSPHGTSPQKIVGTKRTRHPLEDCDPNSQDSGYGASFIEKEEKSRRDRFRFAEPLAVAPRRMSIESRSPMESPVRSSPHRARIARCSLFRSISSGYESMDDGFNDLVDTENLDDATQLPNGITTLLCGNIVGAEIANTSTNPDLSNQSTPEHSRTYGGTSGSFRRSLSLQYEKESQKISSLSKVRSCLFRSPNANSSTKTLDFDDGSPLATTIPVARRRRIDEITDENTDADTFNLPFARASKRHEPLMNESPRLVKRSRRSNNFFEAVKDCSSGEAMMFEMPKCRSLQKSFSTSGIETAAVIETISTKMEIEMKMETDIEMETETETGTETEVSSELEAHAHIKSAIHRSVTDTDLTGDFSKPCVLPLAVGHHEDLKSISVDTLAALIRGEFNDRINSFEIVDCRYPYEFDAGHIQGALNLYSKDLIEQSLLDPLKNTPEIEPDTSKRNILVFHCEFSWERGPNLSRFLRSLDRQRNKEYYPALYYPEVYLLHGGYEQFYREQKELCSPQGYRPMSHPDHQADLRQFRSKSKSWQGERLRFNGCATRSNLKRLGF
- the LOC126870726 gene encoding M-phase inducer phosphatase 1-like isoform X3, which codes for MATRRLSSPEPVSPSIDKENNSPHGTSPQKIVGTKRTRHPLEDCDPNSQDSGYGASFIEKEEKSRRDRFRFAEPLAVAPRRMSIESRSPMESPVRSSPHRARIARCSLFRSISSGYESMDDGFNDLVDTENLDDATQLPNGITTLLCGNIVGAEIANTSTNPDLSNQSTPEHSRTYGGTSGSFRRSLSLQYEKESQKISSLSKVRSCLFRSPNANSSTKTLDFDDGSPLATTIPVARRRRIDEITDENTDADTFNLPFARASKRHEPLMNESPRLVKRSRRSNNFFEAVKDCSSGEAMMFEMPKCRSLQKSFSTSGIETAAVIETISTKMEIEMKMETDIEMETETETGTETEVSSELEAHAHIKSAIHRSVTDTDLTGDFSKPCVLPLAVGHHEDLKSISVDTLAALIRGEFNDRINSFEIVDCRYPYEFDAGHIQGALNLYSKDLIEQSLLDPLKNTPEIEPDTSKRNILVFHCEFSWERGPNLSRFLRSLDRQRNKEYYPALYYPEVYLLHGGYEQFYREQKELCSPQGYRPMSHPDHQADLRQFRSKSKSWQGERLRFNGCATRSNLKRLGF
- the LOC126870726 gene encoding uncharacterized protein LOC126870726 isoform X1 — translated: MSGYKRVSVLSCITEIDECSPDKRQEQTATFVSPISGIIRSLMNSALSPRNYSNCKNNVIDENVVVPDLDHHEQSSYSSNKRLFKDVFNIRDTSNGSVKPKPKVRRLIGMATRRLSSPEPVSPSIDKENNSPHGTSPQKIVGTKRTRHPLEDCDPNSQDSGYGASFIEKEEKSRRDRFRFAEPLAVAPRRMSIESRSPMESPVRSSPHRARIARCSLFRSISSGYESMDDGFNDLVDTENLDDATQLPNGITTLLCGNIVGAEIANTSTNPDLSNQSTPEHSRTYGGTSGSFRRSLSLQYEKESQKISSLSKVRSCLFRSPNANSSTKTLDFDDGSPLATTIPVARRRRIDEITDENTDADTFNLPFARASKRHEPLMNESPRLVKRSRRSNNFFEAVKDCSSGEAMMFEMPKCRSLQKSFSTSGIETAAVIETISTKMEIEMKMETDIEMETETETGTETEVSSELEAHAHIKSAIHRSVTDTDLTGDFSKPCVLPLAVGHHEDLKSISVDTLAALIRGEFNDRINSFEIVDCRYPYEFDAGHIQGALNLYSKDLIEQSLLDPLKNTPEIEPDTSKRNILVFHCEFSWERGPNLSRFLRSLDRQRNKEYYPALYYPEVYLLHGGYEQFYREQKELCSPQGYRPMSHPDHQADLRQFRSKSKSWQGERLRFNGCATRSNLKRLGF